Genomic window (Pyrus communis chromosome 13, drPyrComm1.1, whole genome shotgun sequence):
ATATTCCAAATGGATGCTCTAGATTAAATTAGAGTTAGTGATATTTTGTGACACTTGTAACTATCTCATAGGATAGATGTCATGGAGGGCTAGGATTGTTTCATTCTATTAGAAGAGAAAGAAGGGCAAGATTCCCTTCTTGTTGCAATGGTAATATCCGATTgcattgtagagagagaaacaacaaTTCAATGAAATCAGTAAGGCTTCCATCACTGTGAAGTACTCTGCATTATTCATTCCATCTTCCAGAAACCTTTCTTACATTCCATTGAATCACAGTACAATAAATCACATAATCTAACAAGAGAGAGGGCATATTGAGTTCACTTGTAAGCACAAAGGATTAACAAACCAAAAGCGAGTAGAATGTGGACAGTCGTGCAAGcgccaaattttgaatttgaagcAAATTATTTGAGAAGTGAGTTGTCATGTACCTTATCTAGTATGTGATCTGCAACACTTACGTTACAGAGAATGGAATTGTCTTCTTTTCAAAGACTGATACTGAAATGAAGAAAGTGTGATCAAAACGTACATCAAGCTCTACTTCTTTTGCcattatttgattttttcatTCTTAACTAGccaaaaaacaactaaacataacTAGTAAATTTCTATCAAACTCTTCCCATCAGTATGAATCTTGCCAGGAGAAAACACGAGGAGAATGAGAATCAAACTCATTTCGTGAGGTATGCTTCACACCTAAGTTCAAGAGATAATTTATTCaggagaaaaacaaacaaaaaaaggcaTAAGAAAAGAAGTCTTATTAGATTCTTCTTCACATATCTAACTCTTAATACTCAGGCAAGGGAATGTAGCACCGCCCTCCCTCGCTAACAAGATTTCCCTCCCCTAACGAAGACACAAATTGAATTCGTAACTCTCTACAcgtctcaaaactcaaatccCAAAGCCATGCCCAAATTTGAGTCTTCCCAGGCTGATATGGCACAACCAAGTCCATCCTCATCTCCAAACTAACCTCCTTCAAATTATCCTCTCTCAAAACATCAAACCCTAATTCCTCCCCACACTCTGTCATATCAAATCTTAGGAGCAGCCTGTTCGACCTCTTCGCCTCAACCTTCACTGGCCTCACAGAGGCACACCACAGAGCCTTAAATTTCGGGTAGTACACAAAACCCTGAAAGTGTTTGATGTCAACTTGGAGACCATTGTTTTGGCTGAATATCAATTCCGCATCCCAAACGGCACGCTCCAGTTCCGAGACAGGGTTGGTGAAGTTTGAGAGAGAGGAGTGTTGATTAATGGCAATGGGGTACGTTTAGGTGTCGGAGTTTATCAACATGTAGATGGTTGTGGCAAATGCAAGTGTTGTGAGGAGAATTGTGCCAATAGCAAGTTTGATTTGCATTGCTGCGAACAGTGCCTTGTTGTCACCGAACAGCCATAGAGAAGCCATGACTTTGTTTTGGTTCTTCTGCAAGAGGTGATGTGGAGTTTGTGTGTGAATGAGAGGGTTAGAGCAAAATCAATATGGAAGTTACAGTCAAATTCGGTGAATCAATGAATCATATtgtcgagagatttttcagtgtgatcggtacacggatggtacatcacgtgtcattatacaaatagtgagatatgtgtgctaaaaaattaataacttaaaaaataaaatttcacacaACTTCTATtttaacacgtggtgtaccacttgtgtacctgtcacaattaaaaatttcttcatATTGTCAAACGATACAATTTATGTCattaaatttaaaggaaaactaatgaaaagggcttgaaaactttgagttttaacgaaaatgacaaaataaagagtaaggtGAATAGTACAAATGgtttaggaaaactaacgaaaatggtttaaaaactttgagttccTTCatataccacgtgtcattatacaaatggtgagatatgtgtgctaaaaaattaataacttaaaaaataaaatttcccaccacttctattaaaacacgtggtgtatcacTTGTGTacccgtcacaattaaaaatttctccatattGTCAAACGATacaatttatgaatttaaaggaaaactaatgaaaagaatttgaaaactttgagttttaacgaaaaataaagggtaaagtgaatagtaccatgattgactttttagtgtaaaaatatgatttttcgttaaagtgaatagtactggaagttttttgttaaattccCTTAATTTAATGACACAAATTCAATGCTTAGTGTACGAGAAAAACAAGTAGAAAAATCATAAAGCTGGATTCTGGACATTACCGTTTTACCATACGAGAAAAACGAGTAGAAAATCATAAATCCGACAGATATTGATGTATTTTCCTTTTACTTACTAAGATTTTGCTATTTGTTTTGCTCAAGAGTTCCTTCATATagtaaagccctaaacatctacCTTTTTTAGTAAACATTATCACTATTTCGATAGGATGTATAAATTAAATTGATTATGTTTTGTAAAGGTACTTGGGTTATATGAAATGGAACTGGATTCCCTTCGGATCCAAAGGAATTGAGCTCACTCATCAAATGATTTgagttattgaaatttgatccaacggctacaaacaggaggctctctaaaagttataataattgtagcagtttgatcaaatttcaataacccAGATCATTTGATCATTGGGCTTAGTTTTTTTGGATTCAGAGGGGATCTAATGAAACATTGAAGGCAATAATGATAAAGACTTTATTGCAATTAATTGTAGCACTGGATACGAGTTAGTTGATATttatgtaagttttttttacgattcattttttttttatcatgtaAATTGGATTTCATTCTCAAATAGTGTTCATGTTAGTGAACaaaagttttatattttttattgaagatttgaaaaaattgtacaaaaacgtatatttttcaaaaaataaaataaaattgggtAAATAGTGTTTAGATACACTTGAGTGTGGCCCATAATTTTACATCAAAACAGTCCGGAAGGGAAGAACTACAGAACACTGCCGCTTGTCTGTTAATGAATTTTCATATCTAATGTTATTTATAGTCTCtacattttgattttttgttccttttttggACTTGATTACGTTTTCTGttagattctttttttttttttttacaaacaataGTGTTACGCTTTCGATAAGATCTTTAATACATTAGGTTTTTCAGATCTGATTGTGATTCACTTTAAGTTCGATTTTAATTATACATATATTGGTCCAAAGTAACTTGGTGCTCAGGTTCTCTGAACTCTATAAAAATGAGTTCTTGTACTAGTTGTGATGGATTGATTAATTCATAAAATTGAGAGAGATTTGGCTTTTTccatttttgggaattttttatGGAATCCACATAATTATGGATGTCCTGATTCTAGCAGTTCTCTTAATGAAAGTAAAAAGGATCAAGGAAGATTGTGCTTGTCATGAGTTTTATTGTTTCTTCAACTTCGTGCTGCATCAATAttccaacaacaaaaaactCCAGGGATTGGTCTAATGGAAAAAGTACGAACGTTTTGAATGGTAAGTTTTGTTAATCTTACAATTGACAAAATTATTGTATATTGAATTAGATTTACTTTGAACTAATGATTAAGGAATCACCAAAGTGGTTTATAAAATGTCTGCATGTAAATCTCAATACTCAGACTGTAGTTCATGGCATTTACAAGTAGTTTTACCTTCAAAGAAGTTGTTTGTTGGCCCAGGCCATTAACACATTATGAGTTCGAACTCTAACAGATCCATTTTTTTGGGCTACCATGTCTGCTTCAGCCAACCGCTAGACCCAAGGGCAAGGATAGGTTGCCGCCTCATGTGGTACCGGGAGGTGCATGGGGAAAGAAATTTGTCTGTCATCAATGTGTGGTGCaatacttcattttttttaacaatgcTAAGATATACAGTTTTGCAAAAACACAATCTGACACAGACCAAattgttttaacaaaaaacacaagagaaaaaaaaattaaacgcaTATCAAACTATAACTTGTATAGTATTCACTCTTCTTGCATACAAAgttgaatttaataaaaagttacaaaaaaaaGTGCCAAATTATAACGGGAAGAATTAATGAACCAACTATTTACCTAATTGAAATTACATCAACAGTAGCTCAAAATTACAGAGAACTAGTTTACATGGTCATTGAAAGTTTGTAACTATAAATACAACGACATCAGCACGTAAATTACAAACAACGATCCTTTAAAACCAAACATCATTCCCTCGCCTATATTACAGCAGCAACTAGCTCAAACTTCAATATTATTGACATGTAAAATAAGATCAATTGCATCATTTAGGCAACGGAATGGAGCATTTGTGCCCCCCATTTATCTTTCCCTCGGTACCTTTTGAACCCAAAAGCTCAACCTTCAAACCTGAACAGTTCGGATTTAAAGCCACTTGGGTTCCCATTCCCAATAGCTCCTTCATACTATATGAAGCATCTATATTCATtttcaaactaaaactaaggtaACCTTTCTTTTTATCCTCACTCAAGTGCTTCATCACTCGATCTTCCACATACGGCTGTTCGCCCTCACAACCCGTGGAATCAAACTTGATCTGCACAGTTTTCTGCTTCCTCGGAGGAATGTGCAGCGTTGCATCCACTGAAGCACATGATAGAGCCTCACTTTCTTTGTAATACACATAACTCTCAAAAGGGTTGAGGGTAACAATTAAGCCGCCATTTTGGTTCCCAAATGTCAGCTTGGCTTCCCACTCAGCTGAAAGTGACCAATTCGAAACTTCGAAATTTGATAGAGAAAATGCATCTAAACCAAGCACAAGGGGGTCCGTTCCTGGACCGGACTTTGAATCCACATAGTTGCCTACGAACCATAGAGAAAATCCGATGGCGGTTGCTAGACTCACCACTATCATAACAAGGACAATGTATCCACGAGCTTTATTGAAATATGAAGATAGTTTGCACCGCAAAGAAGCCACGTCATAGTATGGTTTCTCATGATTTACAGTTTAATAACATAGTATATTAGACATGCGGTGAAACATCGTTTCTCTTTGTTTAGGTACCAAATTAAAGTTCCTAAAGTCTATCTCACTAACCAGCAAAAgaaatatttgacaaaaaaaaaaaaacaaaaaaaaaaaaaacacaaccagcaaaagaaataatattttaacaaataaataatttgaaagaaatagagtATGCAAATCCTTTTTAAATGCGTAACTACAGCGGAA
Coding sequences:
- the LOC137713384 gene encoding uncharacterized protein, with the protein product MIVVSLATAIGFSLWFVGNYVDSKSGPGTDPLVLGLDAFSLSNFEVSNWSLSAEWEAKLTFGNQNGGLIVTLNPFESYVYYKESEALSCASVDATLHIPPRKQKTVQIKFDSTGCEGEQPYVEDRVMKHLSEDKKKGYLSFSLKMNIDASYSMKELLGMGTQVALNPNCSGLKVELLGSKGTEGKINGGHKCSIPLPK